The following nucleotide sequence is from Coffea eugenioides isolate CCC68of chromosome 10, Ceug_1.0, whole genome shotgun sequence.
GCTCCGGATTACCCAAATCCACCCAAACTCGATCAGGATCATCATTGGATTCCTGATCTACTGCCAGATTTGTTCCATCCCCTACTCACTTTCCCTCTTCCGGGCCTCTTACATCCTCAAGCTCTCCCTCCCTGGGTGGTACTACTTCTCCTGCCGAGGGGCTAGCCAAGTTCGGGGGGGAAAGGGCACCCAGGATCTACTCTATTGGGTCCCCTCTTCCATAAAAAATTGGAAGGGGGACTTCCTCTTTGTAAAATCCACGAGTTTTCCCCCAAACGTGTGGAAAGTCGGGGAGGTCGACTCCGACCCCTATCCGGAGGACCTGGACCCCGATGCCCTCGGCCAACTGATGAGCTCCAAGGTGAAACTCTTTGCCACAAAGTTCTCCACCGAGCAGATCTCTGCGGCCGGGCTGATGGGGACGTTGTCCGGGTCCCCTGGAGAGGTGGTGGCCTCCCCTACCAACCTTGAAGCCTGTAACGCCGACTATGTCCCTGTAACTCGTTGAATTTACATATATATTGTATTTTTCCCTACTAACCTGTTTTGGCTGACCTGGTTATGTTTGTCGCAGTGAGGAAGCTCTCCAGGCTATTGGGCGTGCCAACCGAGCAGGCCGACCCCACCATGCAGCCGCAGGCGGCGAAGAAGGCCCCGGAGGCCTCTGCGACACCTGGGGGCAGCTCAACCCCCCAGAAGGAGGCCTCCCAATCTCAATCCCCCTCCAAGCAGGTCGCCGGCAAGAAGAATGCGACGGGACAGAAGAGGGGTCGAGAGGACGAGCCTTCCCAACCCGGAAAGAAGCTAACGCAAGTCTCAGCACAGCGCCCTCTCCAGCTGACGTCGGGGGGCGCTGTACACCTGGGGGTCGACTCCGCGGAGGAGCACGCCCGGGAGAGCGTTACCCCGAGCTTGTGGCACTTCCGCCACGTAGCCCCCCCAGAAGCCGGGGCAGGCCCCTACGATGCACGATCCCCGCCACTTCTGCCCGTTCTGAAAGTTTTCCATAAACGACCGGGCCCAGTTTCCCGAGGTGGCCGGCGAGCTGGTCAAGGGTTCGGTTTTTCTGCCCGACAGGAGGTGGATGGACCTGGCGAGCCCGTCCGAGCTCCAGAACATGTACTTCACCGCCCAGATCTAAGTAAGTATCCTCCCCCTTAGGCCGCATGAGTTCCTGTTCTTTCCTTGGGGGTGTACTGATTTTCCCCTTCCTTACCTCAGGCCAATGCCGCCGGCGCCGCCCTGGCGACCCGCTTCTCCGAACTATCTCCTGACTTGGAGAAGTTGCGGAAGAAGAGTGGGATGACGGAGCAGAAGCTTTCCAAGGCTCTTAAGGAGGTGGACTCCCTTAAGGCCAAGTTAGGCAAGGTTGAGAAGGAGCTGGAGAAAACCCGAGTCCAGCTCGCTTCCTCCCGGTCCGAGCTGGACCAAGAGAAAAAGGGCGTGACGAAGCTGAGGGAGGACCACGCCATAGAGCTCTCTGGCACCGTCAGCCGGGAGCGCAAGAAAGTTGTTCGGGATTTCATCTCCTTCGAACAATTTGTCGAGGACGTGGCCCTCCTCAACCAGCCCATCCTCCAGGTCGCCGCCACGCGGGCCCTGGACCAGGTGAAGAGCCTCAACCCACCCGGCTTCAACTTGGCTGACTTCAAGGACTACAACCCCACAGCCGAGGGGAAGCTGGACTGGCTCTTCGATGGGTATTGCAAGGGGCATGCCCTGAAAGACCTGGTGGACAGGAGCGACGTGGGGTCCGAGCTGGCAGAGGTCCCCTTGGAGGAGGATGGAGCTCCCGGCAGGGCTTCCAGAAAGGAGCCAGTGGCCTAGGGTAGTGGTCACTCCAGAAACCCTTTCCATCCTCTTATAAGGATGTGACCATGCCCCGCAGTTCATGATCTCCACAGATCCTTTTTAACAGCCTTCTACATACGCCTCTCAACATGGTTAATGTGTACCTTCAACTCCAGCATTAGGCAGGTCGCCAGCAAGAAGGAGGCATAGCCTTCACCATACGCCTCTCAACATGTTTAAGGTGTACCTTCAGCTCCCGCCTCAAGCAGGTCGCCAGCAAGAAGAAGGCATAGCTAGGTTTCCCTTTCCTTGTATAGCTCGGTAggctttgtaatagatagggtctGAATGCATATatgagatgaattttgaatGAAACTATCTGATTTGACCTTCAATTCCTTGTTAGCGGCGAATTCTAGTAACTGAAAAGGAACACCAACCTCCCCGGTCGAGCACCAAATATATCCACCAAGGCGGCCTGCCGACCTCTTGGGTCGAGCATCCACCGCCCTTTAAGCTAACGGCTAAGTTGTCAGGGACACCAAACCATTAAACCATCAGGCTGATTTAGCAATCGAATTCCAATAACCGGAGTGACGCGCCGACCTCCTGGGCTGGGCACAAAACCTCTAGGCTTTAAGATACGCCGACCTCCTGGATCGAACGTCAAACCTGATTTACTGAAACGGCCTGCCGGCCTCTTGGGTCGAGCATCCGCCTAACTGTAAGCCAACAACCAATTTGCCAAAGGACGACAAACTGGGGTCCCACAAGGTGACCAAACTAAACTAACAACCAAATCCCAACGACCTGGGCGgcgtgccgacctcctgggtcgagcacCGGACCTTAAGGCTCTTTTGAGCTGCGCCGACCTCTTGGGTCGAGCGGCAAGATTCTGAAGACAGTcctgccgacctcctgggtcgagcatCTATTCTCAACCTCCAAAGGCCTTACCTTGGTTCATCATTTGAATTCGTCCCTGAGccgccgacctcctgggtcgagtgcaaaaatttgaaagataatcgcgccgacctcctgggtcgagcgcCGATGTCTCAGATTTGGAGGGCATTCCATCCGTTAGCATtcatgccgacctcctgggtcgagcgtTGATTTCGCCACAATTTTAAAGATGATcctgccgacctcctgggtcgaccGCCGATGTCTCAGGCCATTATCTGAGTATGCTAGTGTAAAAGTGAAAAGTTAAACGGCATTGATAATGAGAAGGGATTTAAAACCGTGAAAACTGAGCATttatttaatgatgaaatggTACCAAAATTCCAAAGAATACAGTAAGATACCCTGGCCCAGTCTATCCTACGTACAACCGCAAGTTCGAGAAATGCCAAGTGCGGGGTACCTCAATTCCATCTAATTTCGCAAGCTAACAATAGCCAGCTCGGCTTGCTTCCAAGACTTTGTATGGCCCCTCTCAGTTCGGATCAAGCTTGTTAGAACTGTGAGCTCGGCTGATTGAGTTCTTTCTCAGGATGAGGTCTCCTGGCTGGTACTGCGTATTCCTCACCTTCGCGTTGTGGTAGCGAGCGAGCTGACCTTTATACTTAGCCATCCGTATCGCTGCTTCCTCGCGCTTGGCCTCCAGCAGGTCCAAATTGCACCTCAGCTCCTCTTCGTTGGCCGTCGCAACGAAGTTTTGTGTTCAAGGCGAAGGGAGGCCAATCTCCGCGGGCACCACCGCCTCCGTCCCATAAGTCAGGGAAAACGGGGTCTCATGAGTGGCCGTCCTCGGCGTAGTGCGACAAGCCCAGAGGACGCTGGGTAGTTCATCTAGCCAGTTAGACTGGGATAGTTCCAACCTAGTCTTTAGCCCTTGCAGAATGGTTCGGTTAACATTCTCCACCTGACCGTTGGCCTGGGGGTGTCCGACCGAGGTGAAGTGCTAGCTAATCCCGAGCTCGGCGCACCAGCTTTTGAAGGGATTTTCGGTCAACTGTCGCCCGTTATCGGATATCAAGACATGCGGGATCCCGAAGCGGCAGACTATGTTCTTCCAGAAGAACTTCTGGATTGCCCTTCCGGAGATAGTGGCCAGGGGTTCGGCCTCCATCTATTTCGTGAAATAGTCGATGGCCACCACGAGGTGTTCGTACCTTCCCAGAGCTCGGGGGAAGGGACCCAGGAGGTCTATCCCTCACTGGGCAAAGGGCCAAGGACTGTGGATGGGGACCATCTCTCGAGTGGGTTGGTGGCGCAGCGGGGCGTGCACCTGGCAGGCTCGGCATTTCTGAACAAGAGCTGCGGCATCCCGGAACACCGAGGGCCAGTAGTAGCCTAGGAACAAGCATTTTTTGGCAAACACTCGGGACCCTACGTGTGCCGCGCACAGGCCTTCGTGCACTTCTCGGAGGATATAGTCGCCCTCCCGGGAGTTACGCACTTTAGCCAGGGAGACAAATATGACCTCCTGTAGAGGGTCCCCCCAGCGTAGGCGTACTTAGCAGCTCGTAGCTGGAGTCGGCGGGCCTCGGTTTTATCCTTGGGGAGGACACCCGAGCTGAGGAAGTCCACCAGAGGAGTCATCCAAGTGGCCAGGCTGTCTATGGCCGAGACTTGGACCTGGTCGATACTTTTTTGCTTGACTACCTCCACCAAGACTTCCTTGCTCAGGTGGGCAAACGAGGAGGACGCCAGCTTCAACAGGGCGTCCGCCCGTTTGTTCTGTGACCTCGGCACCCGCTCAATCTCGAAAATGTCGAACAATTTTATCGCCTCCTGCACCTTAGCCAAGTATTTTTTCATGACATCCTCCTTGGCCTCGTACTCCCCGCGGACTTGGTAGACTACTAGTTGAGAGTCACTTCGGACCCTGATTGCGGTTATACCCATTTGGTGGGCTATCCGCAATCCTGTCAGTAGGGCCTCATATTCAGCTTCATTGTTGGACGCCGGGAAGTCAAACCTGAGTGCGTAGGTCAGCTCCTCCCCGGTGGGCGAGATGAGCAGCAGGCCGGCCCCGCTCCCCTCCTTACTTGAGGCCCCGTCGACGAATAGCACCCATGGCTCCTCCGACCGGGCCTCCTCGGGCACAGAGATCGGCTCGGTCACGGACAGACTGGCTCCCTCGGCGAGAAAGTATGCCAGGGCCTGAGTTTTGATGGCGGCGCGAGGTTGGTAGCCGATGTCGTGCTCGGCCAGTTCGACGGTCCATTTGGTCATTCTGCCCGAGACCTCGGGTTTTGTGAGGATCTGCCGTAAGGGTTGATCCGTCAGGACGGTGATGCTGTGGGCCTGAAAGTAAGGTCGGAGTTTGCGGACGGCGTGTACCAAGGCGAGAACCAATTTTTCCGCCGGCGTGTACCTCGTCTCCGACCCTTGTAAAGCTCGGCTAACGTAATATATTGGCCTTTGAGCTTCCCTGTCCTCCCGCACCAAGACCGCGCTCACGGCCTCGTTGCAAGCAGACAAGTATAGGAGCAGGGTCTCTCCCTGCTCCGGGGCAGTCAGAGTAGGTAGCTCGGCCAAGTATGCTTTTAGGTCGGTGAAGGCTTTCTGGCATTCCTCCATCCATTGAAAATCCTTTGGCACTTTCAGGATCCGGAAGAAGTATAGCCCTCTCACCGCGGAGCTCGAGAGGAACCTGTTAAGGGCGGCCTCTTCCCGCGAGCCGTTGGACCTCCTTGACGCTCCTTGGGGGGGCCATGTCCATGATGGCCTGGAACTTGTCCGGGTTGGCCCGGATTCCTTCTCTAAAGACCAGGAAATCCAGGAACTTTCCCGACCTAACCCCGAAGGTGCATTTCTTCGGGTTCAATCACATCCGGCTCTTCGATAGAATGTTCAGAATTTCCCGTAGGGCGGGAACGAGCTGCTGATCAGTTCGGCTCTTGACGATtatgtcatccacgtagacctccatacTCTTGCCGATCTGATGCTGCAACAGTTTGTTGACCAGACGTTGGTAGGTAGCTCCGGCATTCTTTAGCCCGAACGGCATGGTCCGGTAGCAGTAAGTTCCCTCCTCGGTGACGAAAGAGGTCTTCTCCTGGTCCTCCTCGGCCATCTCTATCTGGTGGTATCCCTTGAAAGCATCCAGAAAACACAAAACGTCAAAACCAACAGTAGAGTCCACTAACCTGTCGATCCGGGGCAAGGGAAAACAGTCCTTCGGGCAGGCTTTATTGAGATCTGTAAAGTCCATGCACATCCTCCAGGACTGGTCCTCCTTTTTTACCAGGTCGGGTAGTACACCTCCATGATGATTCTGGATTCCAGCAGCTTGCCAACCTCCTTCCTGATCACCTCATTCCTCTCGGGGGTGAAACTTCTCTTCTTCTACTTCACTGGCTTGAAGCGAGGATCCACGTTGAGGTGGTGGACGGCCAGATCAGTTAGAATCCCGGGCATGTCCTCACTGGCATGTCCTTCTCCTCGGAAGGCAACGGTGCCCCGATGCGGAGGACCTGGTCGGGTCTGTCCTCTCTCAAGGGGAACTCCTCGATCTCGTCCTGGGTGCCCAACTGCCGGGCCTCCTCCCCCTGGATGTAAGATTCCAAGCTGGTTGCCTGGGCGACCACCTTCTCGTGTCCCCGGAGCACGACCAAGTAGCAAGTTCGGGCCACCTCTGGATCTCCATGCACCTCAGCTATTCCTCCCGGTGTGGAAAATTTGACGCTGAGGTGGAGAGACGAGGGGATAGCCCGGAGGGCATTTAAGGCGGGCCGTCCCAAGAACACGTTATATGGGGATGGTTGCTTGACCACCACGAAGTTGACGGGGATGGTCCGGCACTTGGGCGCCTGCCCTACCGTGACCATCAGGATGATCATCCCCTCCGGAGTGATGGGCGGTCCGGTGAAGCCCACCAGGGGTGTCCGAACCGGGGTGAGCTGTCCGTCCTCCAACCCGAGTTCCTTGAACACCCGGTAGAACAGGATGTCCACCGCGCTACCCTGGTCGACGTACACTTTCTTCACCCGATAATTATTGGTCACGACATTTATCACGATGGCCTCGTGGTTTCTAGACGCCAGGGGAACCGCGTCCCTTGGTCCGAAAGTGATTTCTTCGTCCATGCGCAGGCGTTTCAAGGAGTCATCCCCCTCCGGAGGATGTCGCCGGTTCTTTCGAGCTGCGTGGCTGTCCCCCTCCCGTGAGGTCCCCAGCGATGGTGTTTATTACCCCTGCCAAATTCTGGGTGTCCTGGTCGGGGGAATGGTCCCGAGGGAGGTCCCGCCGCTCGGGGTAGTCGCGACGCTGGCCCTCGGCCCTATCCCCGCTGTAAGTACGTCCTGGCTCCTGGCCTGGCCGACCTTGTCGCACGAATCGCCCCAGGAAACCGCGCTGGATCAGATCTTCGATCTCCTTCCGCAGGGCCCAGCACCCCTCTGTATCGTGCCCTACGTCATGATGAAAGGCACAGTAGCGGTCCTGGTTTCTCTTGTTCCGGGGTGTCCCCATCTTAGGTGGCCGCCCTACTAGGCCCTCCGCC
It contains:
- the LOC113750588 gene encoding uncharacterized protein LOC113750588, with protein sequence MEECQKAFTDLKAYLAELPTLTAPEQGETLLLYLSACNEAVSAVLVREDREAQRPIYYVSRALQGSETRYTPAEKLVLALVHAVRKLRPYFQAHSITVLTDQPLRQILTKPEVSGRMTKWTVELAEHDIGYQPRAAIKTQALAYFLAEGASLSVTEPISVPEEARSEEPWVLFVDGASSKEGSGAGLLLISPTGEELTYALRFDFPASNNEAEYEALLTGLRIAHQMGITAIRVRSDSQLVVYQVRGEYEAKEDVMKKYLAKVQEAIKLFDIFEIERVPRSQNKRADALLKLASSSFAHLSKEVLVEVVKQKSIDQVQVSAIDSLATWMTPLVDFLSSGVLPKDKTEARRLQLRAAKYAYAGGTLYRRSYLSPWLKCVTPGRATISSEKCTKACARHT